From a region of the Arvicanthis niloticus isolate mArvNil1 chromosome 6, mArvNil1.pat.X, whole genome shotgun sequence genome:
- the Il36b gene encoding interleukin-36 beta: protein MMAFPPQSGVCYTPSKSSEPEMIILETQQYPSTYRVYDSQQMVWVLTGNTLTAVPASNNVEPVILSLIACRDTEFQDEEKGNLVFLGIEDRSLCLFCAEIEGKPTLQLKDVDIMTLYNDEKAQKAFLFYHGTDGSTSVFQSVFYPGWFIATSPTEGHKIILTQQRGEANNTNFYLKSEH from the exons ATGATGGCTTTCCCTCCACAATCTGGTGTATGTTATACTCCTTCAAAAAGTTCTGAGCCTGAAATGATCATCTTAGAAA CTCAGCAATATCCCAGCACCTACAGAGTTTATGACTCCCAACAGATGGTGTGGGTCCTGACTGGAAATACTCTAACAGCGGTTCCTGCTAGCAACAACGTGGAGCCTG TCATTCTTAGCTTGATAGCATGTAGAGACACGGAATTCCAAGATGAAGAGAAAGGTAATCTAGTTTTCCTGGGAATCGAGGACAGAAGTCTCTGCCTCTTTTGTGCTGAGATTGAGGGCAAGCCAACTTTGCAGCTTAAG GATGTAGACATCATGACTTTGTACAATGATGAAAAAGCACAGAAagcctttctcttctatcatggCACAGACGGCTCCACTTCTGTCTTTCAGTCAGTCTTCTATCCTGGCTGGTTTATAGCCACCTCTCCCACCGAAGGGCATAAAATCATCCTCACACAGCAGAGGGGTGAAGCTAATAACACTAACTTCTACTTAAAGTCTGAGCATTAA